GAGTTCCAAACACCGCTGGATGCGAAAGTGCTGACCATAATTGGTCAGATTGCGCCATGGAAGAGGCAGGAAGATGCGATTGAGGCATTTTCAAGGTTTGCGGTTGAAGAACCGGATGCGGTTCTATGGATCGTTGGCGAGGCTAAATTCAGGCAGGAGAATGAACGCTATCTTGAACGTTTAAAGGCCAGAGCTAGAACGTTAAAGCTCGAAGATAAGGTTAGGTTTACTGGATTTAGACATGATGTACTGGAGATCTGCTGTGCAGCAGATCTCCTTTTATTATGCTCAGAGAATGAGCCGTTTGGGAGAGTTATTATTGAAGCTATGTCGCAAGGTATGCCGGTTGTTGGCACCCGTGGAGGCGGCGTGCCTGAAATTATCCAGAGCGGTGAAAGTGGACTTCTGTATGAGACTGGAAGCATCGAAGAGCTTACACAATGTATCCGGCAGGTGCTAAAGGATAAACGAATGTGGTTGACACTTAGCGATAACGGGCAAGAGCGTGTGCGAGATCACTTCTCGATTAAGCAGACATCTCAAAAAATTGAGCTGATCTATCAACAACTGTTGTCTAAGCCGGGAATGAAACAGGTGGAACAACAACAGCATGCAAGGGAGCTGGTATAATGCGGGATTTGAAAATAGCCATTGTGCATGATTACCTCAATCAAATGGGGGGAGCCGAACGTGTGGTGGCTGTATTGCACAAGATGTTTCCCGAGGCACCAATCTACACAACCATAGTCGATCGCAATAAACTACTCCCTGAATTACAGGATGCGGTTATCCATACGACTTGGATGCAGCGAATACCGGGGATACTAAATAAATTTAAGCTTTATTTCTGGCTGTACCCATTCTCAATCAGGTCTATAAACGTGAAGAACTACGATCTTATTCTTAGCTCCAGCAGTGCTTATGCGAAAGGGGTTCGGAAGGGCAAGCAGAGCCTGCATGTCTGTTATTGCTATACGCCCATGCGCTTTGTCTGGGATTTTGAGACGTACATGGAAAGTATTCAAGTCCCCCGTTTCGTGAAGAGGATTGCGAAATGGCTAATCTATCCTCTAAAGAGATGGGATAAGAATAACTCTAAACGCGTGGATCGTTTGATCGCTATTTCCACGATCGTGAAGGAGCGAATTAAACATTGTTACGGAGTAAATGCTCCAATCATATTTCCTCCCGTAGAAGTTAGCCGGTTTAGCGTCACGGAAGGGGAGCCGGAGGATTATTTTCTTGTTGTCTCGCGATTGGTTTCCTACAAAAAAATAGATTTGGCAATTGAGGCATGCTCACAGTCCGGTAAGCGTCTGATCGTAATTGGAGATGGACCCGATCGGCAAAGGCTGGAGCAGCTTGCAGGGGATACTGTCACTTTTCTTGGAAGAAGAAGTGACGAAGATGTTGTCCGTTACATGCAGAATTGCAAGGCGCTGATATTTCCCGGTATCGAGGATTTTGGCCTAACTCCTCTTGAAGTCAATGCATGCGGCAGACCGATTATCGCGTACTACGGGGGCGGAGCGCTGGACACCATTATAGCTGAACAGACAGGGTTATATTTTGAGGAGCAGTCGATAAGCTCTTTAGTGAATACGATTAACCGGTTCGATCAATATGATTGGGACCCACAGTATATAAGGCAGCATGCAGAACAATTCAGCGAACACATATTTATCGAACGGATGCAGTCCCTCATTGAATCTTCGCTGAAATCAAGAGAGATCAATTCGACTATTCCAGAACCGGAGGGGAGTTATTAGCAGATGCATATTGTTCTACTGTCAGGAGGCAGCGGAAACCGATTATGGCCGTTGTCTAATGAGACACGCTCCAAGCAGTTTCTTAAAATACTGAATAACGCAGCTGGCCAACGTGAATCGATGGTACAGAGGGTATGGAATCAGCTTGGCAAGATGAACTTAACTCAGACCGCCGTTGTAGCAACCGGAAGATCGCAAGTTGAACTGCTTCAAAATCAGCTTGGACACGAGGTGGAAATCGTTGTTGAACCTGAACGAAGAGATACTTTCCCGGCAATTGCCTTAACTGCCGGTTATTTGTACTCCGTGAAGGGTGTCAGTCTGAATGACGTTGTCATTGTGCTTCCGGTTGATCCTTTTGTAGAGGATCACTTCTTTGAGAAAGTAAAGGAACTGGAAGCATTAATGCTTGAAACGGAAGCCGATCTTGGATTAATGGGGGTTTCGCCAGATCATCCCTCCTCGAAATTTGGTTATATCATACCGCAGTCTGTATCGAAGTTAAGCAATGGGATGGAATTCTACAAGGTTAGCCATTTCGTTGAGAAGCCTGAAGAACAACACGCTCTTCAGCTGTTGGAGCAATCCGCCCTCTGGAATTGCGGCGTGTTTGCTTTTCGGCTCGGTTATCTCATCAATCATCTTATTGAACAGTCTCTTCCCATTCAATATGATGAATTACTTCTACAGTATCACCGAATACACAAGACGAGCTTCGATTACGCTGTAGTGGAGAAAGCAAATAATATTGTGGTTATGCCATATAGCGGCTTGTGGAAGGACTTGGGCACATGGAATGTGCTGACAGAGGAAATCAAAGACCCCTTAGTGGGGCGGGGCACATTGAGCGGGGATTCTTCCAATACACATGTTATTAATGAGCTGGATATTCCAATAACCGTCATAGGTGCTCGGAATTTGATTGTTGCTGCTAGTCCGGACGGGATTCTTGTTTCTGAGAAGAATGCCAGTATACGGCTTAAAGAGGTGGTCAAATTTGGAGATCAGCGACCCATGCATGAAGAGCGCAGATGGGGACGCTATCGGGTACTGGACTATACTAAATATCCGAATGGATGCGAGGTATTAACGAAGCGTATCTGTATTCATGAAGGGCAAAATTTAAGCTATCAGTACCATATGCTGCGCAGAGAAGTGTGGACGGTAATATCCGGAGAAGGAGAAATGATACTAAATGATGATGTCCGCCATATTAAAGCTGGCGATGTCATTGTCATTCCGATCGAAGCGAAGCATAGCATAAAAGCCCTAACAGAGCTTGAGATAATTGAGGTTCAGTCAGGTAGTGAGCTCATTGAAGACGATATTGTAAGACTGGCCACTAGGTGGGAGGAAATCATTCATATTGTTTCTGTGTAACATGGATTTTCACTACGCATTGGAGTGATAAGAGATGAAATTAACAGTAGTTGGAACCGGGTATGTCGGATTGGTCTCAGGCGTATGCTTCGCTGAGCTTGGGCATGAAGTTATATGCGTCGATAAAATCGAACAGAAGATCATGCAGCTTAATCGTGGAGAGGTACCCATATATGAACCAGAGCTTCAACAATTAATCGTTACGAACCAAGCAGCAGGCAGATTAAACTTTACAACAGACCTAAATGAATCGGTCAAGAGCTCGGATATTGTAATTATCGCAGTAGGAACGCCTTCTCTTCCCAATGGTCATGCTAATCTGAGTTACATCGAACAGGCAGCCAAAGAGATCGGTCGAGCCATGAATGGTTACAAAATTATCGTAACGAAAAGCACGGTTCCAGTTGGCACCAACGAGAAGGTTCGGGAGATCATTTCGGAATACACGAATGAATCGTTTGATATCGCATCTGTTCCTGAATTTTTACGTGAAGGAACAGCGGTCTACGATACGTTGAATCCCGATCGGATCATCATTGGCACCGACAGCGAAAGAGCGGGAAGACAACTGGTTGAGCTTCATAAAACGTTAACCTCGGATATCATCGTAACCGATATTCGAAGTGCCGAGATGATTAAATACGCCTCGAATGCTTTTCTGGCAACCAAAATATCTTTTATAAATGAAATTGCGAATATATGTGAAAAAGTTGGAGCTGATGTGACGAAGGTAGCCTCTGGTATGGGCTATGACAGACGCATCGGCTCTTCATTTTTGAGAGCGGGCATTGGTTACGGTGGCTCCTGCTTCCCTAAGGATACACAAGCACTTATTCAAATAGCGGGACAGATGGATTATGATTTCAAGCTCCTGAAGTCCGTTGTTGAAGTTAATCGTGATCAACGATTTAATGTGGTCCGAAAGCTCGAGACCTTACTGGGTGATTTATCAGGTGCGACAATCGGCATTTGGGGGTTAGCGTTCAAACCGGAGACGGATGATGTTCGCGACTCTCCCGCATTCGAAATTATTGCTGCCTTGCAGGAACGGGGAGCTAGAATTAAAGCTTATGATCCTATTGCATCCGACAATTTCAGGAATCACTCAGATTTCAAACAGATCGTTTATTGTCAGGAAGCGAAGGAAGCGGCTTGGCAGGCAGACGCACTTTGTATTCTGACCGAATGGAAGGAATTTGAGCGTATCTCGTTAACCGACATTGCCACATGGTTGAAATCACCTTACCTGATTGATGGAAGGAATATATATACAGAGGAGCAGTTGGCCAATACCCAGCTTGTTTATTATTCGGTTGGCAGGCCCAATATGCGGGGAGGAATTAAGGAAAAGGCACCATCCCTTGCTTTGTAGGTCAATGATTGTATGAAATACCATGTATTCACCATCAGCATTATAAATTATTGATAAAGGGGAAGATTTATCGTGACTAAGAATGCACTCGTTACTGGAATAACTGGACAGGACGGCTCCTATTTGGCGGAGTTATTGCTGGAGAAGGGATATAAGGTCTATGGACTGCGTAGAAGAACCAGTACACCCATCATGGAGAATATCGAACATATTAAGCATGAGATTGAATTTATCGATGGTGATTTACTGGATCAGGGTTCACTAATGAATGCGGTGCGCATTTCGAATCCGGATGAGGTTTACAATTTGGCGGCCCAATCCTTCGTAGGCACTTCCTGGATTCAGCCTGTACTGACAGGACAATCCACAGCGATTGGTGTCACGAATATGCTCGAGGCTGTACGCTACGTGAAGCCAGAAGCAAGATATTATCAGGCATCAAGCAGTGAGATGTTTGGTAAAGTGGTGGAAACACCTCAGAAGGAGACAACACCATTTTATCCGCGCAGCCCTTATGGTGTAGCGAAGGTGTACGGGCACTGGATAACAGTTAATTATCGTGAAAGCTATGATATGTATGCTTGTTCCGGTATCTTGTTCAATCATGAGTCTCCTCGCAGAGGCGTGGAATTCGTTACTAGAAAAGTAACAGACGCGGTTGCAAGAATTAAATTGGGACTCCAAACCGAATTACGACTGGGTAACCTGGATGCCAAACGTGATTGGGGATTTGCAGGAGACTATGTAAAGGCCATGTGGCTTATGCTGCAGCAAGACAAGGCAGAGGATTTTGTTATTTCAACAGGAGAAACTCATACCGTAGAGGAGCTTGTCTCCATTGCCTTTAGCCATGTGGATCTCAACTGGAGAGATTATGTTGTAATTGATGAGAAGTTTGTTCGTCCGGCTGAGGTGGATTTATTGCTAGGGGATTGTTCAAAAGCGAAAGAGAAGCTGGGATGGAAGTTGGAGATTGGATTTGAGCAAATGGTTAAGATGATGGTCGATAACGATTTGCAGAAGATCTCCAGCAACAATAATGTATTGGTACATCAATGAAAGCCTTAATTACTGGAGTTAGTGGTTTTGTTGGCAAGTACCTAGCGCAAAACCTAGTTGACCATGGTTATGAGGTATGGGGAACATCACGTGAGGTACCCTCTTCCCTGCTAGGTGAAGTGAATATCCTTAAGATGGATTTTTCTGATAAAGAAACGATAACGAAAGTTATGGAAGAAGTAAGACCGGATGCCATCTTTCATCTATCGGGTCAAAGCTCAGTCCAGTATTCATGGAGTCATATTCATGAAACCTTTCAATCAAATGTGATGGATGCTATTGGGCTATTTGAGGCTGTAAAGGACTCCTCTATAAGAAGCAGAGTAAGAATTATATCGATAGGCTCATCGGAGGAGTACGGATGGGTTAAAGATTTACCGATTGTGGAGGGCGCAGATACGAATCCAGGTAATCCTTATGGGTTGTCCAAACTTACCTTGAGTAAGTTGATACACTCATATTGCAGCACGTATGAGATGAAGATTATTCACGCTCGAGCCTTTAATCATATAGGTCCAGGCCAAGCGCTTGGTTTCGTGACAAGTGACTTTGCTAACCAGTTGATTAAGATAGAGCTGGGTAAAGCTGAGCCGGTAATCTCTGTAGGAGATTTGAGTAGTAAACGAGATTTTACAGATGTAAGAGATATCGTAGAGGCGTACCGGTTGCTTGTTGAAAAAGGTAAAGCGGGAGAAGTCTATAACGTATGCTCCGGTAAATGTGTCTCCATCCAAGACATCCTTACGTTACTGGTATCTTTTTCTTCAAAATCCATTGAAGTTGTCGTAAACAAAGACAAATTAAGACCGAATAATGTACCTGAGTATTATGGTTCGAACCATAAGTTGATGGAGACGACCGGGTGGACCCCTTCCATCTCATTAGAAAATAGCTTGAGAGATATTTACATGTACTGGAGGAAACAGCACTTAGATATAACTTCTGATGAAATACAACTGACACTAGACAGTCAGCAGATCTGATTGGAGGACTATACGGCGTACAAATTTAGAAAGATAGGGGGTGGATACCTTGATTATTGAAGATGCCATTAAGCTGGACTTGAGTGATATCTCCAAAGAACTATCTTTTTTACTTTATCTTCTCCGCAATAACACTCACGAAGAAATTCTCATAAAGCAATATGCATCGGATCTCGATTGGGAACTATTCATGAAACTCGCGCTGCACCACCGGGTTTATCCCCTTGTATATCTGCGGCTTAAAGGGGTGGATACATCATTGATTCCGTGTGAGGTTATGACATCCCTCCAGCAGCATTATCATAACAACGTGATGAAAATGCTGCATTTAAGCAGGGAAATGAGCCAGCTTTGTGAGGCGCTCAAGGATAATGGGGTGCGTACACTTTTGCTAAAAGGCCCAATATTAGCCACGCAGCTCTACGGGGATCTGGCACACAGGACTTCGAAGGATTTGGATATCTTGGTGGATGCGGATGACGTGGAGAGGGTTGAACGGGTGTTGGGGCAGCTTGGGTACGAGTTGCAGGATGAACGTATATTGGAAAATTGGAAGAAAACAAGCCATCACTTCTCCTACGAGCATAAGAAACATTCGACGCAGATCGAAGTTCACTGGCGTCTAAATCCTCATTATAATAAGTCGTTTTCCTTTGATTTATTGTGGGAGCGCAGGAATGATGTAATGCTGTCGCATCAGATTTATCATTATCTGGGCAATGAGGATTTGCTAAGCTATCTGGCCGACCATGGCGCCAGGCATGGTTGGTTCCGCCTGCGTTGGCTGATGGATATTGAAAGGCTGCTCCCGATCATAAACAGCAACGATATGAGAGCTCACTTTGAGCGATATGGGGGACAGCAATATGTAGGGCAGGCTTTCGTTCTCTTGTCACGACTGTTCTCGGTCGACATTCCGCACGATTTGACTGTATTGACGATGAACTCCAAAGCCCATCGCCTTGCACAAAGCGCTCTCTACTATATTAAAAGGATCGTCAAATTGAACCCGGTGCCGGAGAAAAGCGTAGCATGGCGTTATAACCGTTACCTTTTCTCGTTAATGACGAGAAAACAGAAAGTTTTGTATATATTGAATAAGTTTCTGCCTAATTCGCGGGACGCTTCGGTGCTGCCATTACCAAAGTCACTGCATTTTCTGTATTATCCGCTGCGGCCATTTCTCTGGTTCTGGCGGCGTATGAAACAACCGTCGATTTAAGGGTATTATCGCTTGTAACATTGGATCGTAATCCATTAGGAATAAGCGAGTAGCATCAGAATATTGCTCAAGCGAGCTTATATAGCTGAAAAAAGGGGGTTCTATTCATGAGTACGGAATTAATCACGACAGACGCGCTTGTTGTGCAATCCGAAGGTTTCCTGGTCAGTGATATGGATGGCGAGAAGGTGATGCTGAGCATCGAAAACGGCAAGTATTATAATCTGGGGCGGATTGGCGGGCGGATATGGGAACTTATTTCGTCTCCCGTTACGATCTCCAATATGGTGGATCAATTGGTGATGGAGTATGAAATCGAGCCGGAGCTCTGCGAGCAGCAGGTCCGATTGTTTCTCAAGCAGTTAGCCACGGAAGGCCTTGTTCAGGTGGATAAATAGCAATGAGCCTTTACCGGAAAGCACGCCGATTCATGTCTTATCCTGTCAGCATGAAGCTGATGTTGGCAGAAGCTTATGTTTATCTGGCCTGGGGAAGGGTATTC
This Paenibacillus sp. JZ16 DNA region includes the following protein-coding sequences:
- a CDS encoding glycosyltransferase family 4 protein, which gives rise to MRIAFYNHTSTVSGGEISLLLTARHLTKAHPILFAPEGELLQRARSQGLEAVVIPSFRARLTKNPLLLVIYVFGMLWAGWRLALLMKRSQVDLIHANSIRAGMMAALFRWYHRLPVVWHLRDMPPKGLIGRLIQKLAVHTTQALIGISESVIHSMDHPSLQERCHLVHNGVELVHFDAAEKDVIRARLRSEFQTPLDAKVLTIIGQIAPWKRQEDAIEAFSRFAVEEPDAVLWIVGEAKFRQENERYLERLKARARTLKLEDKVRFTGFRHDVLEICCAADLLLLCSENEPFGRVIIEAMSQGMPVVGTRGGGVPEIIQSGESGLLYETGSIEELTQCIRQVLKDKRMWLTLSDNGQERVRDHFSIKQTSQKIELIYQQLLSKPGMKQVEQQQHARELV
- a CDS encoding glycosyltransferase; translated protein: MRDLKIAIVHDYLNQMGGAERVVAVLHKMFPEAPIYTTIVDRNKLLPELQDAVIHTTWMQRIPGILNKFKLYFWLYPFSIRSINVKNYDLILSSSSAYAKGVRKGKQSLHVCYCYTPMRFVWDFETYMESIQVPRFVKRIAKWLIYPLKRWDKNNSKRVDRLIAISTIVKERIKHCYGVNAPIIFPPVEVSRFSVTEGEPEDYFLVVSRLVSYKKIDLAIEACSQSGKRLIVIGDGPDRQRLEQLAGDTVTFLGRRSDEDVVRYMQNCKALIFPGIEDFGLTPLEVNACGRPIIAYYGGGALDTIIAEQTGLYFEEQSISSLVNTINRFDQYDWDPQYIRQHAEQFSEHIFIERMQSLIESSLKSREINSTIPEPEGSY
- a CDS encoding sugar phosphate nucleotidyltransferase, yielding MHIVLLSGGSGNRLWPLSNETRSKQFLKILNNAAGQRESMVQRVWNQLGKMNLTQTAVVATGRSQVELLQNQLGHEVEIVVEPERRDTFPAIALTAGYLYSVKGVSLNDVVIVLPVDPFVEDHFFEKVKELEALMLETEADLGLMGVSPDHPSSKFGYIIPQSVSKLSNGMEFYKVSHFVEKPEEQHALQLLEQSALWNCGVFAFRLGYLINHLIEQSLPIQYDELLLQYHRIHKTSFDYAVVEKANNIVVMPYSGLWKDLGTWNVLTEEIKDPLVGRGTLSGDSSNTHVINELDIPITVIGARNLIVAASPDGILVSEKNASIRLKEVVKFGDQRPMHEERRWGRYRVLDYTKYPNGCEVLTKRICIHEGQNLSYQYHMLRREVWTVISGEGEMILNDDVRHIKAGDVIVIPIEAKHSIKALTELEIIEVQSGSELIEDDIVRLATRWEEIIHIVSV
- a CDS encoding UDP-glucose dehydrogenase family protein, with translation MKLTVVGTGYVGLVSGVCFAELGHEVICVDKIEQKIMQLNRGEVPIYEPELQQLIVTNQAAGRLNFTTDLNESVKSSDIVIIAVGTPSLPNGHANLSYIEQAAKEIGRAMNGYKIIVTKSTVPVGTNEKVREIISEYTNESFDIASVPEFLREGTAVYDTLNPDRIIIGTDSERAGRQLVELHKTLTSDIIVTDIRSAEMIKYASNAFLATKISFINEIANICEKVGADVTKVASGMGYDRRIGSSFLRAGIGYGGSCFPKDTQALIQIAGQMDYDFKLLKSVVEVNRDQRFNVVRKLETLLGDLSGATIGIWGLAFKPETDDVRDSPAFEIIAALQERGARIKAYDPIASDNFRNHSDFKQIVYCQEAKEAAWQADALCILTEWKEFERISLTDIATWLKSPYLIDGRNIYTEEQLANTQLVYYSVGRPNMRGGIKEKAPSLAL
- the gmd gene encoding GDP-mannose 4,6-dehydratase; amino-acid sequence: MTKNALVTGITGQDGSYLAELLLEKGYKVYGLRRRTSTPIMENIEHIKHEIEFIDGDLLDQGSLMNAVRISNPDEVYNLAAQSFVGTSWIQPVLTGQSTAIGVTNMLEAVRYVKPEARYYQASSSEMFGKVVETPQKETTPFYPRSPYGVAKVYGHWITVNYRESYDMYACSGILFNHESPRRGVEFVTRKVTDAVARIKLGLQTELRLGNLDAKRDWGFAGDYVKAMWLMLQQDKAEDFVISTGETHTVEELVSIAFSHVDLNWRDYVVIDEKFVRPAEVDLLLGDCSKAKEKLGWKLEIGFEQMVKMMVDNDLQKISSNNNVLVHQ
- a CDS encoding GDP-mannose 4,6-dehydratase — its product is MKALITGVSGFVGKYLAQNLVDHGYEVWGTSREVPSSLLGEVNILKMDFSDKETITKVMEEVRPDAIFHLSGQSSVQYSWSHIHETFQSNVMDAIGLFEAVKDSSIRSRVRIISIGSSEEYGWVKDLPIVEGADTNPGNPYGLSKLTLSKLIHSYCSTYEMKIIHARAFNHIGPGQALGFVTSDFANQLIKIELGKAEPVISVGDLSSKRDFTDVRDIVEAYRLLVEKGKAGEVYNVCSGKCVSIQDILTLLVSFSSKSIEVVVNKDKLRPNNVPEYYGSNHKLMETTGWTPSISLENSLRDIYMYWRKQHLDITSDEIQLTLDSQQI
- a CDS encoding nucleotidyltransferase domain-containing protein; this encodes MIIEDAIKLDLSDISKELSFLLYLLRNNTHEEILIKQYASDLDWELFMKLALHHRVYPLVYLRLKGVDTSLIPCEVMTSLQQHYHNNVMKMLHLSREMSQLCEALKDNGVRTLLLKGPILATQLYGDLAHRTSKDLDILVDADDVERVERVLGQLGYELQDERILENWKKTSHHFSYEHKKHSTQIEVHWRLNPHYNKSFSFDLLWERRNDVMLSHQIYHYLGNEDLLSYLADHGARHGWFRLRWLMDIERLLPIINSNDMRAHFERYGGQQYVGQAFVLLSRLFSVDIPHDLTVLTMNSKAHRLAQSALYYIKRIVKLNPVPEKSVAWRYNRYLFSLMTRKQKVLYILNKFLPNSRDASVLPLPKSLHFLYYPLRPFLWFWRRMKQPSI
- a CDS encoding lasso peptide biosynthesis PqqD family chaperone — translated: MSTELITTDALVVQSEGFLVSDMDGEKVMLSIENGKYYNLGRIGGRIWELISSPVTISNMVDQLVMEYEIEPELCEQQVRLFLKQLATEGLVQVDK